From a region of the Triticum aestivum cultivar Chinese Spring chromosome 7D, IWGSC CS RefSeq v2.1, whole genome shotgun sequence genome:
- the LOC123164731 gene encoding ADP-ribosylation factor GTPase-activating protein AGD3, with product MYFARLDDSPMFRTQIQSLEESAEVLRERCLKFHKGCRKYTEGLGEAYDGDIAFASALETFGGGHNDPISVAFGGPVMNKFTIALREIGTYKEVLRSQVEHMLNDRLLNFVDVDLHDVKDARKRFDKASLVYDQIREKYLSLKKGTRADITTAIEEELHSARSSFEQARFNLVTAISHIEAKKRFEFLEAVSATMDSHLRYFKQGYELLHQMEPYINQVLAYSQQSRERANKEQASLLERMHEYKKQIERDSRSSGNGLNDSPNVDGIQTIGRSSHKMIEAVMQSSTKGKVQTIRQGYLSKRSSNLRGDWKRRFFVLDSRGMLYYYRKQINRPAGVSQVQRTNNTPEHGSGLLSRLFSSHYHGIHDEKSVARHTVNLLTSTIKVDAEQSDLRFCFRIISPMKIYTLQAESALDQMDWIEKITGVIASLLNAQSPEQCLHSPRSCGHDRSASESSSYTSSVELETSTSEDLTLEKNAGNGQHHHRTHIKPEKPIDLLRRVDGNTICADCGAAEPDWASLNLGALLCIECSGVHRNLGVHISKVRSLTLDVRVWEPSVINLFQSLGNMFVNRVWEETLPSSNNGSSVDNTSTNGSQAAQYLTTSKPKHSDPFSAKEKFIHAKYADKEFVRRHSIDEIHIAQQMWDSVTANDKKGVYSLIVASHANVNLVYGQMASGLLLNLGKALIQEQPTSPADGSPRFFDCNSHEKVSPRESLSPPSTSSHVDELDDRYEGFSLLHLACRVADVGMVELLLQYGASVNVSDSRGRMPLHHCILKGRHLHAKLLLSRGADTHAIDRDGRSALQYAMDRSTSDEGMLALLEEHFR from the exons ATGTATTTCGCCAGGCTCGATGACTCGCCCATGTTCCGGACGCAG ATACAATCACTTGAAGAAAGTGCTGAAGTACTAAGAGAGAGGTGCTTGAAGTTTCATAAAGGTTGCCGCAAGTATAC TGAAGGGCTAGGTGAAGCCTATGATGGAGATATTGCATTTGCAAGCGCACTTGAGACATTTGGAGGAGGCCACAATGATCCAATCAGTGTTGCTTTCGGCG GACCTGTCATGAACAAATTTACAATTGCCCTGAGAGAAATAGGAACATATAAGGAAGTCCTGCGCTCCCAG GTTGAGCATATGCTAAATGACAGATTGCTAAACTTTGTAGATGTTGATTTGCATGACGTTAAG GATGCCAGGAAGCGTTTTGACAAGGCTAGCCTCGTGTATGACCAG ATTCGCGAGAAATACTTATCATTGAAGAAAGGCACAAGAGCAGACATAACAACTGCCATTGAAGAA GAGCTCCATAGTGCTAGGTCTTCATTTGAGCAAGCTCGTTTTAACCTG GTAACTGCAATTTCGCATATcgaggcaaagaagagatttgAATTTTTGGAGGCTGTTAGTGCGACAATGGATTCACACCTCCGATATTTTAAACAA GGGTATGAACTATTGCATCAGATGGAACCCTATATTAATCAG GTTCTGGCCTATTCGCAGCAATCAAGAGAGAGGGCAAACAAGGAACAAGCTTCTCTTTTAGAGAGGATGCATGAGTACAAAAAGCAGATAGAGCGTGATAGTCGGTCATCTGGGAATGGTTTAAATGATTCCCCTAATGTAGATGGCATACAAACAATCGGTAGAAGTTCACATAAAATGATTGAAGCAGTGATGCAGTCATCCACAAAAGGCAAG GTTCAGACCATTCGTCAAGGTTACCTCTCAAAGAGATCATCAAACTTGAGAGGTGACTGGAAAAGAAGGTTTTTTGTTCTGGATAGTCGAGGGATGTTGTACTACTATCGCAAGCAAATTAATAGGCCAGCT GGTGTTTCTCAAGTTCAAAGAACCAACAATACCCCTGAACATGGTTCAGGGTTGCTGAGCAGATTGTTCTCTTCTCATTACCATGGTATACATGATGAAAAATCTGTTGCACGGCATACAGTAAATTTGCTGACATCAACCATTAAAGTCGATGCAGAACAATCAGATCTGAGGTTCTGCTTCAGAATTATTTCACCCATGAAGATCTACACATTGCAG GCAGAGAGTGCTCTAGATCAGATGGATTGGATCGAAAAAATTACTGGTGTCATTGCATCTTTGCTGAACGCACAATCCCCAGAACAG TGTCTGCACAGCCCTAGGAGCTGCGGCCATGATCGGAGCGCTAGTGAGAGTAGCTCCTATACTAGTTCAGTGGAACTGGAAACTTCCACAAGTGAAGATTTAACACTGGAAAAGAATGCTGGAAATGGACAACATCATCACAGGACCCATATCAAACCCGAAAAACCAATTGACTTGCTTAGGAGGGTTGATGGTAATACTATTTGTGCTGATTGTGGTGCTGCGGAACCTGATTGGGCGTCGTTAAACCTCGGTGCTCTTCTGTGCATAGAGTGTTCTGGAGTACACAGAAATCTAGGAGTGCATATATCGAAG GTAAGGTCTCTGACTCTCGATGTCAGAGTCTGGGAGCCATCTGTAATCAATCTCTTTCAATCATTAGGCAACATGTTTGTGAACAGAGTTTGGGAAGAAACATTACCTTCATCAAACAATGGCTCTTCTGTTGATAATACAAG TACTAATGGATCACAGGCAGCACAATACTTAACCACCAGCAAGCCTAAACACTCAGATCCTTTCTCTGCCAAAGAGAAGTTTATTCATGCCAAG TATGCTGACAAGGAATTTGTACGGAGGCATAGTATCGATGAGATTCACATAGCTCAGCAGATGTGGGACAGTGTAACTGCAAATGACAAGAAAGGAGTATACAGTCTCATCGTGGCATCACACGCCAATGTAAATTTGGTTTATGGGCAGATGGCTTCTGGTTTGTTACTGAATCTTGGAAAAGCACTTATACAAGAGCAGCCAACTTCACCAGCTGATGGAAGCCCTAGATTTTTCGACTGCAATTCACATGAGAAGGTTTCTCCTAGAGAGTCGCTTTCTCCTCCCAGCACAAGTTCACATGTAGATGAGTTGGATGATAGATATGAGGGTTTCTCCTTGCTTCATCTTGCATGCCGTGTTGCAGATGTGGGGATGGTTGAATTACTTTTGCAGTATGGTGCTAGTGTAAATGTGTCTGATTCAAGAGGTCGGATGCCCCTTCATCACTGTATTTTGAAAGGAAGACATCTGCATGCAAAGCTTCTGCTCTCCAG GGGAGCTGACACACATGCCATAGACCGAGATGGCAGATCAGCATTGCAGTATGCAATGGACCGTTCCACAAGTGACGAAGGCATGCTTGCGTTGTTAGAGGAGCACTTCAGATAA